Part of the Leptodactylus fuscus isolate aLepFus1 chromosome 6, aLepFus1.hap2, whole genome shotgun sequence genome, ttagtgggcggagtcaacataatagTGGGTGGAGACAAATTTGCAGCGTCGCGCCgcacatttttcccctctttctattctttaaaagttgggaggtatggcgttggttacgccacactcctgcgtgacgtcacttgcttcatctgcaacgcacagtgtctcgactccccccgcctcctttacaagggggcccactgaggctctgtcgcccaagggcccataaaaacctggagccgaccCTTTGTATGGGACTGTCTATGCTCCTATCTCCCACTACTGAAACTACAAAGTTGAAGTTGCTCTGTGAGAAGTTAACACAGCTCAGTATTAAAATGTTGTAGGACATTATCAATTGGTACAAAACATACTGTGTGCCAACACTACCATACAAATATTTAGCGTGCTCCTTGCTCCTTGTACAGGGTGGTAGCTGACTTGAGAGAGCAAGCTAAGGGTAACATAATACATTGAAGAAGTGATAGATGGTGATTGGTAGAAGTGGACCTGGCTGGTGGCCCTGCAGTGAGAATGTTACAAATGGGAAAGGGATGACGACAGAGAAAAACAGGTATCGTGAATAAGAATGCTATTGATTGTTGGGGAAGGAGATGATGGGGAAAGTTCTGTACATGAATCACTGTCCATCCAACATTATCATTGTTGACCTATAAGCACTGAATAAAGATCTGTATATTCAGGCTCGTTAGTTAATAGAACACAATAACTTGGTCACCTTGTCCATGTTATTTGCAGCTTAAATTATCAATTGTGGACAAGAATTAATTGCTCGTGAATATGAAAAGGTTAGGTAGATACAGCTATGAAAGAGAATCATTGTCTGTCCTGAGATATGGTTATTTGCAGTGCCATACTATAAGGACAACAGGAGGCAGAGGTATATAGCTATAGTgggatgcagaggtagcaatggCTATCAGGCCTTGGAGCCTGAAATGGGTCAAAGGAAGCATAAGAAGACActagtattatagatagtacATGATAAGTAGGAACCCCAATGTGGATTTTATATTAGGACCCAGGAACTCCAAGTTTCACTTGACAGAATCTGATCAAAGTAAAAATGTGACACATTGTCTAACTTTAGAGAGCCTGCCATATTACATACTGTTCATAATGTGTATTGGAGCTTATATGAACTACCTTAGGACCGCTGCTGTACAATGAGGGTATGCAGTTATGTTTTATAATAAAGGTCATATATGACAAAAAGTATTTATGACATTATATATTTACCTAAATCAATGAACCTCAATTTATTACTTAAGTTCCTTCATGTAGATATGTACAGCAAAATACTGGTGCATTCATGGAGGAGATGTTGGTCAAATGAAGGAAACTCACTCCGAGGTTTCTTACATATAACCCATGAATGAAAAAGCCCAGATCTGAATAGAGCTATAACACAGTACCCATAGAAGCCCAAACTGTACCTCTACATGCTTTCAATATCATACAGAGGTGCAAGGATCTTCTTTTTTCTGTCAGATTCACACAGAATCCAACATGAGCCATGGACTATAGACCTTAATAAAACAATGGTGTATAAATGCATCACATCGGATGCCTATGGCTTTGTAGTATGAACCCAGAAGGATTTGAGTtccattatacattattataagaCAAATGATGGCTTTTACAAGGATTGTGAACTTTCTTGTTCTATTTTTATATTCTACTCATATTAGTAAGTTGTGACGCTCATTATATTATGTAGGTTTTGTGACTATTTAGTAAATTATGATGAACAGGTTATTATTctcaaaaaaaatgtattgaaagGGTGTGATGCATGTATCCCTCTGATGTCCGAGGCATGGACTCATACTTCAGTCAGCTGATTCACTAATTCCAATAATTACGCTTTTGTTGTGATGCTAGCCCTGAGACCTGACAAACTTAAAAGGCATACGAAGGAGAATGATGCATATAAAATGCCTATAAACTGACCTAATGTCAATCTCAATGCTCCATATAAATAGAAGTCCAGCCAGAGAACATTTGTGTAGACTCACTGAACAAGCAACACTTTTCAGTTTTCTGCAGAACTGTGTGACCATAGCAAACACAATGAGCCACAACGACAGCCATTCTTCTTCTAGATCTCTGTTGGGAGGTTGTCATAGCCCTAAAGCCTCCAGTCAAGTTTCTTTTCTTCAACATGATCTCCATAAAGATCATCTGAAGTCTTCTTCTATTTCTGATCATGGTGGTTACTTCAAAGATTCCAATGGTCATAGAAGATTTACAAGAGTATCTTTCTCCACACGGTCTTCTGGTAATGGTCATGGAAATGGGAATGTCCACGGTGGTCATCATGGGAATTTCTTGAAAAGCTCTGGAGGCCATCATGACTGGAAGAATACTGGTCTCCTGAACATCAATGAGAAGGAAACAATGCAACATCTCAATCAGCGACTATCATCTTATCTTGAAAAGGTCCATTCCTTGGAGCAAGAGAATGCTCAGTTGGAGAAGAAGATATGTGAGTGGTATGCCAACAATGCACCTAGTACTTTGCCTGATTCTAGTCAATACTTCAGGACTATTCAAGATCTCCAAAACGGGGTAAGAAACAAAATCTATGCACTGTAAGATACAATTTGTGCCAGAAATATATTATCTTAAAATGTTCTACATAATTCTTTATTTCTTTCAGATCTTTTCCGCCTCTATCGATAATGCACGCATTGCCCTACAAATAGACAATGGACAGCTGGCAGCAGATGACTTGAGAAACAAGTAAGActcaattattatatttttataataaacaGAACTTGTTTTTAATGGGATGTTAGCTTTTTACAACacgtttttttgtaaaatgggTCTCCCATAAACAAGGTTCCCTTGCAGTATCACCACTGTGGAATTGAATCGTTACATGGTggccattgaattcaattgacTGCCTGTGTAATGAGTAGAAAATTGTCCAAAGAAAGAGATGTCCTTTGTACTTGCTCTCTGTTACAGTTCATTGTTGAAGGTCCTGATGTGGACCCCTTTTATTGACTAAGATTGAGCTAAAAGGGCTTTTGAACGTAACTCTTTATGTTCTTGTATATACACAATTTCAGATCTAAATATAATAAATTCCAATGCAACCCACTGTTATTACTTTCTTAAGAAAATTGATGAATCAGCTATTTCATGCCTTGTTGCGTTCTTGCTATCTTAttatatagatatgagatggagcTTACCCTGAGACATAATGTTGAAGCAGATGTTAGTAACCTTCGAAGAGCTCTGGAAGAGCTTAACATGCAAAGGAAAGAACTGGAGATACAAGTTCAATGCCTTCAAGAAGAGCTCCTCCAATTAAAGAGCATCCATGAAGAGGTTAAATGAAAAACAATAGTGAACATTTGTGAATTTGATCCAATGCTTAGGACAGTATAACAATATTGTACTTTTGTCATCATTTTAGGAGGTGAACTCCCTGAGGACTCAATTGGGTGCTAGAGTCAATGTTGAAGTTGATGCTGCTCCTTCTGTAGATCTAAATAAAGTCCTGTCTGAAGTTAGACAGGAATATGAGAACCTCATGGAAAGAAACCTTAGAGAGGTTGAGAGCATATTCCTTGCAAGGGTAAGTTATTACTAATACTTTACATATAATAACCATGTCcattgtatgttttttgtttttttttaatttgtactaTATGCtttttagtaataataatacttcTGCTCTCTCAAAAGATTTAATATTCCATTAACTTGCCTTCCATGGCATAGATATGAGCTGTATAGATCCATAATATGGCACCTACAACCTACTATGGGCTCAACTGTACCTTTATATGGCTCCAGGTTTAACACTGAATCATTTGGTATTGTCCCTTAAAAGTATTGCTTCTACCAGAGCATACAGTAACAAGGTCACCATTCCAAGGCATCAGAAGTCTCTGCAAGTCACTGTTGTGATTCATAGGCATTCCTTATGCCATCATCCATGATCCAAGTATATCTCTAGAATGACTATACGTCACAAAAAGTGTCCAAATCTTTGCAGTCTTCACTGTAAATGTCCATTGATAAGCCATGGCCACATCCTGCAGATAGCTATAACAGAAAATGTGCTTTATTTAAGAagtttcctttaacccttttcaCTTTACAGAGTGCAGAACTGAACCGTGAAGTGTCCTCCGGTGCCGAACAACTACAGTCAGTTAGTAATGAGCTCATTGACCTAAAACGCTCTGCAGAAACCTTGGAAATCGAGCTTCAGAGTCATCTGAATATGGTATGAATCTTACTAAGCAAAATGTGCCATAATTCTGGAACATTTTGAACCAAAAAACTTATTCATGTcttatgtcactttttttttttttactttctgcgCTTTGTCTGATAAAGACATGGTGAATAGTCTAATAGTTTAGACTAGGCACCAGATTTGTCATCCAGCCATTATGATAAGTGACAATTTGAGTCTAGTCTAAGTTTTTGCTTTCTATCTATGagacagttttaataaatctgttccAGTGACTATTGCCATTGATTAAAGAGGTTCTCCAGTTTGGACAATCTCTACATGTTGGAAGCATCCTTTGACAGTAGGCTGATGACAAAGTGTTGTCCTGCTGGGACCTACACTCCAGCCCAGAATGTATTATAATACACAGGAGACCCCCTCCATTAACTTAGAATTCCTCAATATAAAATGGAGTAGGGTTCTCCTTAACTGTTGCTTCAATACCTCTAAAAAGACTTGTCACTTTATTATAGAAATCAGCTCTGGAAAATACCCTGGCAGAAACAGAAGCCGCTTTTGGTTCCCAGCTTGCCCAGTTACAAGCAATGATTGATAACATAGAGTGTCAGCTTGGCCAGATACGCTCTGACCTAGAACGCCAGAACAATGAGTACAAAATCCTCATGGACCAGAAGACCCTCCTGGAAATGGAGATCGCAACCTACAAACAATTGCTAGATGGATATGACATACAGTATGTAAAGCAAAGGACCTTCTTGGCCTTCGTATATGTAAAATATTAATAGTGCCCATCTAACTACAATCTAacctttctttctttttaatCTTCATACAGTATTCCAGTTCATCAGGGCATAGACCATAAAGACAGTAAGTCTCATTTTCTTCTAAGATATGCTGATTTGTTATGTGTATTAGACCCAAAAGGTCTAATACTTATGTGAAAAGCTTCATGTACACAAACATATGCAATATCAGTGTGCTAACTAGTtattcacagctagcacactacCAGTCATATACTAatggcctcatacacatgaccatttATTATTAGGGGTCCGTATATGGGTCTGTGGGTTCAGAACAATACTGAAAACTGGGATGGCTCTCAATTAACTCTAATAATCTAATAAAGTATATGATATATAACATGTATCCCTTTAAATGAGATTTGGGCCAAAAACCATGACTATCTGCTATAGACAATGAAGCAAGTCTACTGTTTTCCgttcttattttttttctcattaataaCTTCTATAGAATCTTTTTGTTGTGATTATTTTGATTTGTTTTTATCTGTCATTGACTTTTATCTTGTTCTTACAGAACAACTTCACAGCAACTGCTAATGGGTTCTACGTATGAGCACTAAGAAACAGAAAGAAAATCTCTCCGTAGCCAAAAATCTCTACGAAGCCGATACAAAAAAATAACTCAGTCAACAACATAATATGTATCTGGCGCATTTGACTTTTCCTATATACTTACATTTTTGTTTCTTGAATTGTACAAAGCAAGTTCTTCATACAATGTCTAATTTCACCAAGAATAGATCACATACAACAAAGTCATAGCTAGGCTTTCCTTCATGTGGGGCAAAGATTCAATTCAATGCCCTAGTACTGTATTATTTCATATGCATGTTGGTGCTACCAAATAGACATTTTATGACTTTGCTATGTTCTGAATACTTTTGCCAGT contains:
- the LOC142210048 gene encoding keratin, type I cytoskeletal 19-like; translated protein: MSHNDSHSSSRSLLGGCHSPKASSQVSFLQHDLHKDHLKSSSISDHGGYFKDSNGHRRFTRVSFSTRSSGNGHGNGNVHGGHHGNFLKSSGGHHDWKNTGLLNINEKETMQHLNQRLSSYLEKVHSLEQENAQLEKKICEWYANNAPSTLPDSSQYFRTIQDLQNGIFSASIDNARIALQIDNGQLAADDLRNKYEMELTLRHNVEADVSNLRRALEELNMQRKELEIQVQCLQEELLQLKSIHEEEVNSLRTQLGARVNVEVDAAPSVDLNKVLSEVRQEYENLMERNLREVESIFLARSAELNREVSSGAEQLQSVSNELIDLKRSAETLEIELQSHLNMKSALENTLAETEAAFGSQLAQLQAMIDNIECQLGQIRSDLERQNNEYKILMDQKTLLEMEIATYKQLLDGYDIHIPVHQGIDHKDKQLHSNC